One Papaver somniferum cultivar HN1 chromosome 10, ASM357369v1, whole genome shotgun sequence genomic window carries:
- the LOC113316465 gene encoding F-box protein At3g07870-like yields MAYEEQQKKKMQRAISLENADFDDPCPRYLPQEIFLENILTRLQARDVARYSCVCKLWNNYTFKDSKFASSHFIQNKNKLNLVFNLSNVSQKAYFFTLEKDEFDDTAIPPPTSKKRKRDDDDDEKFLSYRILGDFTFLFPCELVGYCNGLACFKPVSRDSNVNGAISILHPIMAESLVLSYLTPTQSTGRLCNYLCHGFGFDSLSEEYKVVIIFTTTPSVKTINHQEFVCMVVTLGGR; encoded by the coding sequence ATGGCTTACGAagagcagcagaagaagaagatgcaaagaGCAATATCTTTGGAAAATGCCGATTTTGATGATCCTTGTCCTCGATATCTTCCTCaggaaatatttttggaaaatattctAACGAGATTACAAGCTCGGGATGTAGCCAGGTACAGCTGCGTCTGTAAGTTATGGAACAATTACACTTTCAAAGATTCAAAATTTGCTTCTTCCCACTTTAttcaaaataagaataaattaaatCTAGTCTTTAATCTCTCCAACGTATCTCAAAAGGCTTACTTTTTCACTCTAGAAAAGGATGAATTTGACGATACCGCAATTCCTCCTCCTAcatcaaaaaagagaaaaagggatgatgatgatgatgaaaaatttCTCTCTTATAGAATTTTAGGGGACTTCACTTTCTTATTCCCATGTGAACTAGTAGGTTATTGTAATGGTTTAGCTTGTTTTAAACCAGTGAGTAGAGATTCTAATGTTAATGGTGCAATTTCTATCCTTCACCCTATCATGGCTGAATCACTAGTCCTCTCTTATCTAACTCCTACCCAGAGTACAGGGAGATTATGCAATTACTTGTgtcatggttttggttttgattcttTATCAGAAGAATATAAGGTTGTCATTATCTTTACTACTACTCCTTCAGTCAAAACAATCAACCATCAGGAATTTGTTTGCATGGTCGTTACACTAGGAGGAAGATAG